A window of the Hordeum vulgare subsp. vulgare chromosome 5H, MorexV3_pseudomolecules_assembly, whole genome shotgun sequence genome harbors these coding sequences:
- the LOC123395383 gene encoding probable inactive serine/threonine-protein kinase bub1 → MAAAADPQHGHIDMEKEKELLSSVIGDIRCYSGSDPLRPWLRGIRRLEGALPPATLREKLPRFLQKCAQEFQDEPRYRDDPRYLRVWIQMMDYVKDAKPLLKKLERNRIGLKRAAFYMAYAIYYEKRRRFQDAEQMYRMGIQNLAEPIEELHKSHDQFIYRMELYQKKKDKEGMPSRVKPLPRCANQVDGQSRNYAELKSNPVQKLGSSSSSSSCRYPPLGHAKDGVLSRGTSGDNKNLSRCNSDDTVVVRFVGSALVGKSETEDACHHGLVEPTINLKEAMDDINSMFLEPVEPETMLKKRSKRDRPKFNQQASALHIFVDEEQLDSNDANILHGKNTKSVHPNFGQQTSAFEIFVDEDCPNGTNQNEGQNKKRNKENNQQTSGFEIFVDENEPKGNDQNDMCHKNTRCPPRPLRDSARQQGTGDFQKPFVGGFAILADDEDEQCANNYDGVRINSRSMHPHNKLTMLHSEQADKETRHVKGENPFIFGLREDTIVRRFVGSAVVDEPKVENACHHGLVDPTINLKEAMSDINNMFGKPLNFQDGKKLNRKTNAVSERKAAPVSGFSILADDDISKDPAAKDKPSNSCKFGSESGLFEPTITTRDVMSEINDMFGMSLDF, encoded by the exons ATGGCCGCAGCCGCCGACCCGCAGCACGGCCACATCGacatggagaaggagaaggagctcctctcaTCGGTGATTGGTGACATCCGCTGTTACTCCGGTTCCGACCCCCTCCGCCCATGGCTCCG GGGGATCCGGAGGCTGGAGGGGGCGCTGCCACCGGCGACGTTGCGGGAGAAGCTGCCGAGGTTCCTCCAGAAGTGCGCCCAAGAGTTCCAGGACGAGCCCCGGTACCGCGACGACCCGCGGTACCTCCGCGTCTGGATCCAGATG ATGGACTATGTGAAGGATGCAAAGCCATTGCTGAAGAAGTTGGAGAGGAACAGAATAGGCCTCAAGAGAGCTGCATTTTATATGGCTTACGCGATATATTATGAGAAGCGTAGGAGGTTTCAGGATGCGGAGCAGATGTACCGCATGGGAATTCAGAA CCTTGCAGAGCCTATCGAGGAGTTACACAAATCACACGATCAGTTTATCTATCGCATGGAGTTATACcagaagaagaaagataaa GAAGGAATGCCTAGCAGAGTTAAACCACTTCCTAGATGTGCAAACCAAGTTGATG GTCAAAGCAGAAATTATGCAGAACTTAAGTCCAATCCAGTGCAAAAATTGGGAAGCAGTTCAAGTTCTTCATCGTGCCGTTATCCTCCATTAGGTCATGCTAAAGATGGTGTACTATCCAGAGGCACCTCAGGAGATAACAAGAATTTGTCTCGTTGTAATAGTGATGATACTGTAGTTGTACGATTTGTTGGCTCTGCATTGGTTGGAAAGTCAGAAACTGAAGATGCTTGTCATCATGGCCTCGTTGAACCAACTATAAACTTGAAGGAGGCTATGGATGACATCAATAGCATGTTTCTAGAGCCAGTGGAGCCCGAGACAATGCTCAAGAAACGCTCGAAGCGTGATCGACCAAAGTTTAATCAGCAGGCAAGTGCACTTCATATCTTTGTTGATGAAGAACAACTTGACAGTAATGATGCAAACATTCTCCATGGCAAGAACACGAAGTCAGTCCATCCAAATTTTGGTCAACAAACAAGTGCATTTGAAATATttgttgatgaagattgtcctAATGGTACCAACCAAAATGAGGgccaaaacaagaaaagaaacaaggaaaacaatcagCAAACTAGTGGGTTTGAAATCTTTGTTGATGAAAATGAGCCTAAGGGTAATGATCAAAATGATATGTGTCACAAGAACACTAGGTGTCCTCCGAGACCATTAcgtgattcagcaaggcagcaggGCACAGGTGACTTCCAAAAGCCATTTgtgggagggtttgcaatattggCCGATGATGAAGATGAACAATGTGCgaacaattatgatggtgttaGGATAAATTCGAGAAGTATGCATCCTCATAATAAGCTTACTATGCTCCATTCAGAACAAGCTGATAAAGAAACAAGGCATGTCAAAGGCGAGAATCCTTTCATTTTTGGACTTCGAGAAGACACAATCGTTCGTAGGTTTGTGGGATCTGCTGTTGTTGATGAGCCTAAAGTGGAAAATGCATGCCACCATGGGTTAGTTGATCCAACTATCAATTTGAAGGAGGCTATGTCTGATATAAACAACATGTTTGGAAAGCCACTGAACTTCCAGGATGGTAAAAAACTGAACAGGAAAACAAATGCGGTATCAGAGAGAAAAGCAGCTCCGGTTTCTGGTTTCTCCATATTAGCTGATGATGACATTAGCAAGGACCCTGCTGCTAAAGACAAACCAAGTAATTCCTGTAAATTTGGATCTGAGAGTGGTCTATTTGAGCCCACTATCACTACCCGCGACGTCATGTCAGAGATCAATGATATGTTTGGAATGTCACTTGACTTCTAA
- the LOC123395219 gene encoding bifunctional aspartokinase/homoserine dehydrogenase 1 has product MPQAQARSVLPVVLLGCGGVGRHLLRHIVSCRPLHANQGVAIRVVGVGDSTSLLVADDVRANGLDDALLNDLCSAKSAGSPLSSLLARGHCQVFNKPEAMGKVIDAATMLGRTTGLVIVDCSATYDTVGVLKDAVDHGCCVVLANKKPLTCAYEDFKKLTSHFRQIRFESTVGAGLPVIASVTRIIASGDPVSRIVGSLSGTLGYVMSELEDGKKFSEVVKTAKALGYTEPDPRDDLSGMDVARKALILARLLGQQISMENIIVESLYPSELGPEVMSTTNFLESGLTKLDETIEERVKAASLRGNVLRYVCVIGNTGCQVGLQEVPKDSALGRLRGSDNVVEIYSRCYESSPLVIQGAGAGNDTTAAGVLADIIDLQDLFQTRA; this is encoded by the exons ATGCCGCAGGCGCAGGCGAGGTCGGTCCTGCCGGTGGTGCTCCTCGGCTGCGGCGGCGtcggccgccacctcctccgccaCATCGTCTCCTGCAGGCCGCTCCACGCCAACCAG GGCGTCGCCATCCGGGTGGTGGGCGTTGGCGACAGCACTTCGCTGCTCGTCGCAGACGACGTCCGCGCCAACGGCCTCGATGACGCGCTCCTCAACGACCTCTGCTCCGCCAAGTCCGCCGGCTCGCCCCTGTCCTCGCTGCTCGCTCGCG GGCACTGTCAGGTGTTTAACAAGCCGGAGGCAATGGGGAAAGTCATCGATGCCGCTACCATGCTTGGAAGAACAACCG GTCTGGTGATAGTTGATTGTTCTGCAACTTATGACACTGTTGGTGTGCTGAAGGATGCCGTGGATCATGGATGCTGCGTTGTTTTGGCAAACAAAAAACCTCTTACATGTGCTTAT GAGGATTTTAAAAAGTTGACGTCCCACTTCCGTCAGATAAGATTTGAATCTACA GTTGGAGCAGGTTTGCCTGTAATAGCTTCTGTAACCCGCATTATTGCATCTGGAGATCCAGTTTCCCGAATCGTTGGCAGTCTGAGTG GTACACTTGGCTATGTGATGAGTGAGCTGGAGGATGGAAAGAAATTTAGCGAAGTTGTGAAAACTGCCAAGGCTCTTGGTTATACAGAACCAG ATCCACGTGATGATCTCAGTGGGATGGATGTGGCTAGAAAG GCATTGATCCTAGCTAGGCTTCTCGGGCAGCAGATCAGCATGGAGAATATCATT GTTGAGAGTTTATATCCGAGTGAGTTAGGACCTGAGGTTATGTCCACAACGAATTTCCTTGAGAGTGGGTTGACAAAACTCGATGAGACGATTGAAGAAAGGGTCAAGGCAGCATCTTTGAGGGGAAATGTTCTGCGCTATGTTTGTGTCATTGGAAACACAGG GTGCCAAGTGGGCCTTCAAGAGGTCCCAAAAGATTCTGCACTGGGGAGATTGAGGGGAAGTGACAATGTG GTGGAGATATACAGCAGATGCTACGAGAGCTCCCCGCTGGTGATCCAGGGTGCAGGAGCCGGAAACGACACCACCGCCGCAGGAGTTCTCGCTGATATAATCGACCTCCAAGATCTTTTCCAGACAAGAGCGTGA